In Clostridium sp. DL-VIII, the following proteins share a genomic window:
- a CDS encoding riboflavin synthase produces the protein MFTGIIEEVGILQEFNLSSGFGLIEIKCKNVLEETRIGDSIATNGVCLTVKEMSSNSFKAEAMGETLSKSNLGNLKVGDKLNLERALRLSDRLGGHIVSGHIDGIGRIVAINEEKDGTWFTISAPKDVLKYIIYKGSIGIDGISLTVAYVDDQVFKVSIIPHTLDNTILPEKKVNSIVNLECDLVGKYIEKLFGGKNADKEEKKGDVTMEFLKNSGF, from the coding sequence ATGTTTACTGGAATTATTGAAGAAGTTGGAATATTGCAAGAATTTAATTTGAGTAGTGGCTTTGGACTAATAGAAATTAAATGCAAAAATGTTTTAGAGGAAACAAGAATAGGAGATAGTATAGCAACAAATGGAGTTTGTTTAACAGTTAAAGAGATGAGCTCAAATTCATTTAAAGCAGAAGCAATGGGAGAAACCTTATCTAAAAGCAATTTGGGAAATCTTAAAGTTGGCGATAAGTTGAATCTTGAAAGAGCTTTAAGGTTAAGTGACAGGCTTGGAGGTCATATTGTAAGTGGTCATATAGATGGAATTGGCAGAATAGTTGCAATAAATGAAGAAAAGGATGGAACCTGGTTTACTATTTCCGCACCTAAGGATGTTTTGAAATACATTATATATAAAGGCTCAATAGGAATAGATGGAATAAGTTTAACTGTCGCTTATGTTGATGATCAAGTGTTTAAAGTTTCAATTATACCACACACTTTAGATAATACCATTCTTCCAGAAAAGAAAGTTAACTCAATAGTAAATTTAGAATGCGATTTAGTAGGGAAGTATATAGAAAAATTATTTGGTGGAAAAAATGCAGATAAGGAAGAAAAAAAAGGAGATGTTACTATGGAGTTCTTAAAAAACAGTGGCTTCTAA
- a CDS encoding bifunctional 3,4-dihydroxy-2-butanone-4-phosphate synthase/GTP cyclohydrolase II: MKFNSIEEGLKDIKEGKLVIIVDDEGRENEGDLVIPAEMATGENINFMIKYAKGLVCAPVEEEIAVRLGLNPMVERNTDNHETAFTVSIDHKDTTTGISAFERAHTINELVTAKEKDDFRRPGHVFPLVAKNGGVLERRGHTEASVDLAKLAGFKGAAAICEIINDDGTMARRDDLIKFAKEHNLKIITIEDLVKYRTQEHLSVTKEVEAKLPTKYGDFKVLAFSEKNSSKCHLALIKGDIKTEEPMLVRVHSECLTGDALGSRKCDCGEQYAAAMEMIAKEEQGILLYMRQEGRGIGLLNKLKAYALQDTGLDTVEANLALGFRDDMRDYKISADMLKILGVNSVKLITNNPDKIEGLEKNDIKVIERIPIQVPSNKNDEFYLKVKKEKMNHLLHL; encoded by the coding sequence ATGAAGTTTAATAGCATAGAAGAAGGCTTAAAAGATATTAAAGAAGGAAAATTAGTAATAATTGTTGATGATGAAGGAAGAGAAAATGAGGGGGATTTAGTAATTCCAGCAGAAATGGCCACTGGTGAAAATATTAACTTTATGATTAAGTATGCAAAAGGTTTAGTTTGCGCACCAGTAGAAGAAGAAATAGCAGTGAGATTAGGATTAAATCCGATGGTAGAAAGAAATACAGATAATCATGAAACTGCATTTACAGTGTCAATAGATCATAAGGATACAACAACAGGAATCTCAGCATTTGAGAGAGCTCATACGATAAATGAACTTGTAACTGCAAAAGAAAAAGATGATTTTAGAAGACCTGGTCATGTATTTCCTTTGGTTGCTAAAAATGGTGGAGTTTTAGAAAGAAGAGGACATACAGAGGCTTCAGTTGACTTAGCGAAACTTGCAGGATTTAAAGGTGCAGCAGCTATATGTGAAATAATAAATGATGATGGAACCATGGCTAGGCGTGATGACCTAATAAAATTTGCAAAAGAGCATAATTTAAAAATTATTACAATAGAAGACTTAGTTAAATATAGAACACAGGAGCATTTAAGTGTGACTAAAGAAGTCGAAGCTAAATTACCAACAAAATATGGAGATTTTAAAGTATTAGCTTTTAGTGAAAAAAATTCTTCAAAGTGCCACTTGGCATTAATTAAAGGAGATATTAAGACTGAGGAACCTATGCTCGTACGAGTTCATTCTGAATGTTTAACAGGAGATGCTTTGGGATCAAGAAAATGTGACTGCGGTGAACAATATGCAGCAGCAATGGAGATGATAGCTAAAGAAGAGCAAGGTATACTTTTGTATATGAGACAGGAAGGAAGAGGTATAGGGCTTTTAAATAAATTAAAGGCATATGCACTTCAGGATACAGGACTAGATACGGTGGAAGCAAATTTAGCTTTAGGTTTTAGGGATGATATGAGAGATTATAAAATAAGTGCAGATATGCTTAAAATCCTTGGAGTAAATAGTGTTAAGCTGATTACCAATAATCCAGATAAAATAGAGGGACTTGAAAAAAACGACATTAAAGTAATTGAAAGGATTCCAATACAAGTGCCATCAAATAAAAATGATGAATTTTATCTAAAAGTCAAAAAGGAAAAGATGAATCATTTATTACATTTATAA
- a CDS encoding FdtA/QdtA family cupin domain-containing protein, producing MYNCSLFKFLSIDSNYGNLTPIEGLLDVPFDIKRIYYITNVPQNTARGFHAHRKLHQVLVCVSGSVKIKVKNPKEETEFILDNSSVGLYIGPYVWREMYDFSKDAVLLVLASDYYNENDYIRNIDFYMKEAATRYKEVII from the coding sequence ATGTATAATTGTTCTCTGTTTAAATTTTTGAGTATAGACAGCAACTATGGAAATCTAACTCCTATTGAAGGATTACTTGATGTTCCTTTTGATATAAAACGAATTTATTATATTACTAACGTTCCACAAAACACAGCAAGAGGCTTTCATGCCCATAGAAAGCTCCATCAAGTACTCGTATGTGTAAGCGGCTCTGTAAAAATAAAGGTAAAGAACCCTAAAGAAGAAACTGAATTTATATTGGACAATTCTTCTGTTGGCTTATATATTGGTCCATATGTTTGGAGAGAAATGTATGATTTTAGCAAAGATGCAGTCCTCCTAGTACTTGCATCTGATTATTATAATGAAAATGACTATATACGAAATATTGATTTTTATATGAAGGAAGCTGCAACTAGATACAAGGAAGTGATTATATGA
- a CDS encoding NAD(P)/FAD-dependent oxidoreductase, translated as MNSNNKSDIPYQMDNPNESERYTMLKYILKMQDRLDDFSDIVNSMSPPEDISNICPIGVAKDIKVAVIGAGEAGLASAVELRKIGCNITLFEASQRVGGRVYTHYFDRNRKYFGELGPMCVPISHETTWHYINLFKLDTTPFVDYNSNALFYVRNERMLNDINGENVKNSIYIEFDLKEAEMKKNWREFQESICRKYFKSLPVELKRELIQTKPEYSDEIVEIDKMNYRSLYENAGLSQDFISMLGCLEGRRQFFDLSLTEILQKYYTEDFQYTYRITDGMINLPLSLYEALCDKNNEVYKNIGKERLGKVEIKMGFPVSGIYDSPSKDKVILKYMDYINNKETSEEFDYVICAIPFSSLRRMEIKPLLTNRKMQAISEMNYKAAHKIYLYLTDRFWEMGNAQTQIIGGNTYTDLPLVSISYPSDHAKPIANKYGRWALRPGTSYKEAGVLLAGYSWGQEAERIGNENPELLLDDVMRYVERVHGLSRNYLDDKLIDYKSLIWSDVQYIWTGGALSKPGDKVLFSYDVTVPEMESKLFFAGEHISQKHVSQQGALQSGMIAANEVAKQIKDNRI; from the coding sequence ATGAATTCTAATAATAAATCAGATATTCCGTATCAAATGGATAATCCTAACGAGTCTGAAAGATATACAATGCTTAAATATATATTAAAAATGCAGGATAGATTAGATGATTTTAGTGATATAGTTAATTCAATGAGTCCTCCTGAGGATATAAGTAATATTTGTCCGATAGGAGTAGCTAAAGATATAAAAGTAGCGGTAATTGGTGCTGGAGAAGCTGGACTCGCATCTGCAGTTGAACTAAGAAAGATAGGATGCAACATTACTTTATTTGAAGCGAGTCAAAGAGTAGGAGGGAGAGTATATACTCATTATTTTGACAGAAATAGAAAATATTTTGGTGAGCTTGGACCAATGTGTGTGCCGATATCTCATGAAACTACCTGGCACTATATAAATCTTTTTAAACTTGATACCACACCTTTTGTGGATTATAATAGTAACGCTTTATTCTATGTTAGAAATGAACGCATGCTTAACGATATAAATGGAGAAAATGTTAAAAATTCTATATATATTGAGTTTGACTTAAAGGAAGCTGAAATGAAAAAAAACTGGAGAGAGTTTCAGGAAAGTATATGTAGAAAATATTTCAAATCTCTTCCGGTAGAATTAAAGAGGGAATTAATCCAAACAAAACCTGAATATTCTGATGAAATAGTTGAAATAGATAAAATGAATTATAGAAGCCTATATGAGAATGCAGGCCTTAGTCAAGATTTCATATCAATGCTTGGATGTTTGGAAGGTAGACGACAGTTTTTTGATTTAAGTCTTACTGAAATTCTTCAAAAGTATTATACAGAGGATTTTCAATACACCTATCGAATTACAGATGGTATGATAAATTTACCTCTTTCCTTGTATGAAGCATTGTGTGATAAAAATAATGAAGTATACAAAAATATTGGTAAAGAACGTTTAGGGAAAGTAGAAATAAAAATGGGCTTTCCTGTTAGTGGAATCTATGATTCTCCTTCAAAAGATAAAGTTATTCTTAAATACATGGATTATATAAATAATAAAGAAACATCTGAAGAATTTGATTATGTAATATGTGCTATACCATTTTCAAGTTTAAGGAGGATGGAAATAAAACCTCTTCTTACAAATAGAAAGATGCAGGCAATAAGTGAAATGAATTATAAAGCAGCCCACAAGATATATCTATATCTTACGGATAGATTTTGGGAAATGGGAAATGCACAAACACAAATAATAGGAGGAAACACTTATACTGATCTTCCACTAGTTTCAATTTCCTATCCTTCAGATCATGCAAAACCTATAGCTAATAAATATGGAAGATGGGCATTAAGACCTGGAACCAGTTATAAAGAAGCAGGTGTATTATTAGCTGGTTATAGCTGGGGACAGGAAGCAGAAAGAATTGGAAATGAAAATCCAGAATTATTACTTGATGATGTAATGAGATATGTAGAAAGAGTTCATGGTCTTTCTCGTAATTACCTTGATGATAAATTGATTGATTACAAATCATTAATTTGGTCAGATGTACAGTATATATGGACTGGAGGAGCATTATCAAAGCCAGGAGATAAAGTGCTTTTCTCCTATGATGTAACAGTTCCAGAAATGGAAAGTAAATTGTTTTTTGCAGGAGAGCATATTTCGCAAAAACATGTTTCGCAGCAGGGAGCACTTCAAAGTGGAATGATTGCTGCAAATGAAGTGGCAAAACAGATAAAAGATAATCGTATTTAG
- a CDS encoding DNRLRE domain-containing protein, with translation MENFTEVKCSATTYLCNIKPNINFSNEGILLVGSINNKSQNYNVFKSLMQFYIPDSDIDSSKRIYLYLFLENLHYAHNNFTISISLHSTDSDINVSTVNWLTCPKRNALSEMNINIPSQSTKKYIKIDISNIIKSLNSNTNIYNIVLEPLNLKPSYMIQFDSSNSENPPYLVAIKDFFNNEDSSNSPEIDNSDFDTSNNTDADTDIDSHSDNDNYNTEINEELENEDISLNDKFNTENSSDKIINELNTQNSKFDKLEHNLLNLIDSFSTVVDNVKNNSAAIDNDIVPTINKFAENFSNINNSTDILKNYIEDHTNSYTDFSTNLSSKLNELIKTEIENLKTSVNNDLLQLKNSNAQNISDLDGLVKNISSDINDNINLLKSPIEKLLDQTNSTMETILNNLIKTEIDALKNSVENLNSKASTTSDSAELLKNEINALKNSVNDDISLLHSYVASSVSSLNDSIKGINETLSQLSAQLSKLSEAKDTINHESI, from the coding sequence ATGGAAAATTTTACAGAGGTTAAGTGTAGCGCCACAACCTATTTATGCAATATTAAACCTAATATTAATTTTAGCAATGAAGGAATTTTACTCGTTGGATCTATAAATAATAAATCTCAAAACTATAATGTATTTAAATCATTAATGCAGTTTTATATACCAGATTCAGACATTGATTCTTCTAAAAGAATATATTTATATTTATTTCTTGAAAATCTACATTATGCACATAATAATTTTACTATTAGTATTTCTCTTCATAGTACTGACTCTGATATTAACGTTTCAACTGTAAATTGGCTTACATGCCCTAAGAGAAATGCGCTTTCTGAAATGAATATAAATATTCCAAGCCAATCTACTAAAAAATATATAAAAATTGATATTTCTAATATTATAAAGTCTTTGAATTCTAATACCAATATTTACAATATAGTATTAGAACCATTAAATTTAAAGCCATCTTACATGATTCAATTTGATTCTAGTAACTCTGAAAATCCACCTTATTTAGTTGCTATAAAAGATTTCTTTAATAATGAAGATTCTTCTAATAGTCCTGAAATTGATAATAGCGATTTTGACACTAGTAATAATACTGATGCTGATACTGATATAGATAGTCATAGTGATAATGATAATTACAACACTGAAATAAATGAAGAACTAGAAAATGAAGATATTTCTCTTAATGATAAATTTAATACAGAAAACTCTTCAGATAAAATAATTAATGAATTAAATACTCAAAATTCTAAGTTTGATAAATTAGAACATAACTTATTAAATTTAATTGATTCTTTTAGCACTGTTGTCGACAATGTAAAGAATAATTCAGCAGCCATAGATAATGATATTGTTCCTACCATTAATAAATTTGCTGAAAATTTTTCTAACATAAATAACAGTACAGACATATTAAAAAATTATATAGAAGATCATACAAATTCATACACAGATTTTTCAACCAACTTAAGTTCTAAATTAAATGAACTTATAAAGACTGAAATTGAAAATCTAAAGACTTCTGTGAATAATGATCTTCTTCAACTAAAAAACTCAAATGCTCAAAATATATCTGATTTAGACGGTCTTGTGAAAAATATAAGTTCAGATATAAATGATAATATAAACTTATTGAAATCTCCTATTGAAAAATTATTGGATCAAACAAATTCAACCATGGAGACTATATTAAATAATCTAATAAAGACTGAAATTGACGCCCTAAAAAATTCTGTTGAAAATTTAAATTCAAAAGCAAGTACAACTTCTGATTCAGCTGAGCTTCTAAAAAATGAGATTAATGCCTTAAAGAATTCTGTAAATGATGATATCTCATTATTACATTCTTATGTTGCCAGCAGTGTATCTAGTTTAAATGATTCAATAAAAGGTATAAATGAAACTCTTTCTCAATTATCTGCCCAATTATCAAAATTATCAGAAGCAAAAGATACTATAAATCACGAATCTATTTAA
- a CDS encoding DUF6398 domain-containing protein yields the protein MQKLSNEIASKYEEIVEKIKSFSSEFLNEEYENICVRAAETLFLNCEEDLKKGKSISWAAGIVHAIGTVNNLFDSKEEPYVKAADLYKAFGVSSSTGSSKSKEVKNLLDLSKENEQWIIGKNNNKDILKDKMSKVKDETAVTGNDLVKVDKKDEIDRKEPFKFAVHRNLLEAQAIIDHAWKQKNYNSKAKYAKEALTVWKDCADAYIILSKDTSLSAAQKKTLLERAVKAAQNSLRIDNLENAEPELFKLKIAEPFFGAKYNLAMHLWRIGEREAAIENALEILKYNERDNLMVRAIVVNWLLIENKYSELEDLLKKYEKDNLAAIYYSKVALLYKTNRVDEAEHLLRRAYRRNPYVIPYLLRQKNIPASLPNLIKIGSEVEAAKYASLGLEVWNDSEMIKWLKEKKKEFDMIKFN from the coding sequence ATGCAAAAATTATCTAACGAAATAGCTAGCAAGTATGAAGAAATAGTTGAAAAAATAAAAAGTTTTTCAAGTGAATTTCTTAATGAAGAATACGAAAATATTTGTGTTCGAGCTGCTGAAACATTATTTTTAAATTGTGAAGAAGATTTAAAAAAGGGAAAAAGTATCTCATGGGCAGCAGGAATAGTGCATGCTATAGGAACAGTGAATAATTTATTTGATTCAAAGGAAGAACCATATGTTAAAGCTGCTGATTTATATAAGGCATTTGGAGTAAGCAGTAGTACAGGCTCTAGTAAATCAAAGGAAGTAAAAAATCTATTAGACTTATCAAAAGAAAATGAACAGTGGATAATAGGTAAAAATAACAATAAAGACATTTTAAAGGATAAGATGTCAAAAGTGAAAGATGAAACGGCAGTTACAGGAAACGATTTAGTAAAAGTAGACAAAAAGGATGAAATAGATAGAAAAGAACCATTTAAATTTGCAGTACATAGAAATTTACTTGAAGCACAAGCAATTATAGATCATGCTTGGAAACAAAAGAATTATAATAGCAAAGCGAAGTATGCAAAAGAAGCATTAACCGTATGGAAAGATTGTGCTGATGCATATATTATTTTGTCAAAAGATACTAGCTTAAGTGCGGCTCAAAAGAAAACTCTTTTGGAAAGGGCAGTTAAGGCAGCACAAAATTCATTGAGAATAGATAATTTAGAGAATGCTGAGCCAGAATTATTTAAATTAAAAATAGCTGAACCTTTTTTTGGAGCTAAGTACAATTTAGCTATGCATTTATGGAGAATTGGAGAAAGAGAAGCAGCAATAGAAAATGCTCTTGAGATTTTAAAATATAATGAACGAGATAATTTGATGGTTAGAGCTATAGTTGTTAACTGGCTTCTAATTGAAAATAAATATTCTGAACTAGAAGATTTATTGAAAAAATATGAAAAAGATAATCTAGCAGCTATATACTATAGTAAGGTAGCTTTATTATATAAAACAAACAGAGTTGACGAAGCTGAACATTTGTTAAGAAGAGCATATAGAAGAAATCCATATGTTATACCATATCTTTTAAGACAAAAAAATATACCTGCTTCACTGCCTAACTTGATTAAAATTGGAAGCGAAGTTGAAGCTGCGAAATATGCTAGCTTGGGATTAGAAGTTTGGAATGATTCAGAAATGATTAAATGGCTAAAAGAAAAGAAAAAAGAATTTGATATGATAAAGTTTAATTAG
- the ribE gene encoding 6,7-dimethyl-8-ribityllumazine synthase, which produces MNIFEGNVVSQGLKFGIVVGRFNEFIVGKLLEGALDGLKRHGANEEDIDIAWVPGAFEIPLVAKKMAKNPKYDAVICLGAVIKGATSHYDYVCSEVSKGIANVSLESEKPVIFGVLTTNTIEQAIERAGTKAGNKGYECAVSAIEMSNLLNNIK; this is translated from the coding sequence ATGAATATATTTGAAGGAAATGTAGTTTCACAAGGTTTGAAGTTTGGAATAGTTGTAGGGAGATTTAATGAATTTATTGTAGGAAAACTTTTAGAAGGTGCATTAGATGGTTTAAAAAGACATGGAGCAAATGAAGAAGATATTGATATTGCATGGGTTCCAGGGGCTTTTGAAATTCCGCTTGTAGCAAAGAAGATGGCAAAGAATCCTAAATATGATGCAGTAATCTGTTTAGGGGCAGTAATAAAAGGTGCCACATCACATTATGATTATGTTTGCTCAGAAGTATCAAAAGGGATTGCTAATGTTTCTCTTGAAAGTGAAAAACCAGTAATATTTGGAGTACTTACAACAAATACTATAGAGCAGGCAATTGAGAGAGCAGGAACTAAAGCAGGAAACAAAGGTTATGAATGTGCGGTTTCGGCTATAGAAATGTCGAATTTGTTAAATAACATAAAATAA
- the ribD gene encoding bifunctional diaminohydroxyphosphoribosylaminopyrimidine deaminase/5-amino-6-(5-phosphoribosylamino)uracil reductase RibD, which translates to MNEKYMERALKLAKMGIGRVNPNPLVGAVIVKDNKLIGEGYHECYGEAHAERNAVKNATEDVEGSTIYVTLEPCAHHGKTPPCVDLLIEKKFKKVVIGMLDPNELVAGKSIEKLKQHGIEVIVGVKEEECKKMNEIFIKYITTKIPFVILKSGMSLDGKIATYSGESKWITSKESRADSQNIRNRVSSIMVGVNTVIADDPELTCRINSEKKLIRIIVDTNLRIPLDSKVVKNEDKNTIVATSIDSDENKKQLLRGLGVKVIEVASKNNRVDLKELLKKLGEEGIDSVLIEGGGTLNFSALKENIVDKVIFYIAPKILGGEQSKSSIAGQGFSKLSEAVKLMNISYGNIGEDLIIEGYIENK; encoded by the coding sequence TTGAATGAAAAGTATATGGAAAGAGCATTGAAATTAGCAAAAATGGGAATTGGCAGAGTGAACCCTAATCCATTAGTAGGGGCGGTTATAGTTAAGGACAACAAGCTAATTGGGGAAGGCTATCACGAATGCTATGGAGAGGCTCATGCTGAAAGGAATGCAGTAAAAAATGCAACAGAGGATGTAGAAGGAAGTACTATTTATGTAACACTAGAACCTTGTGCTCACCATGGAAAAACTCCTCCATGTGTAGATTTATTGATTGAAAAGAAATTCAAAAAGGTCGTAATTGGAATGTTAGATCCAAATGAATTAGTTGCTGGAAAGAGCATAGAAAAATTAAAGCAGCATGGTATTGAGGTAATAGTTGGGGTTAAAGAAGAAGAGTGCAAAAAAATGAATGAGATTTTTATAAAATATATTACAACTAAGATACCTTTTGTTATTTTAAAAAGTGGAATGTCTCTTGATGGAAAAATAGCAACTTATAGTGGGGAATCTAAATGGATTACGTCTAAAGAATCAAGAGCAGATTCACAAAACATAAGAAACAGAGTAAGTTCAATTATGGTTGGAGTAAATACAGTTATAGCAGATGATCCAGAGCTTACATGTAGAATTAACAGTGAGAAAAAGTTGATAAGAATTATTGTAGATACTAATCTTAGAATTCCTTTAGACTCTAAAGTAGTTAAAAATGAAGATAAGAATACTATTGTTGCAACATCAATAGATTCTGATGAAAATAAAAAACAGCTGCTTAGAGGTTTAGGCGTTAAAGTTATAGAAGTGGCAAGTAAAAATAATAGAGTGGATCTAAAAGAGCTTCTAAAAAAGCTTGGGGAGGAAGGCATCGATTCAGTGCTTATTGAAGGTGGAGGAACATTAAATTTTTCAGCGCTTAAAGAGAATATTGTTGATAAAGTTATATTTTACATTGCTCCAAAGATACTAGGAGGAGAACAAAGTAAAAGCAGCATAGCAGGACAGGGATTTTCAAAATTAAGTGAAGCAGTGAAATTGATGAATATTAGTTATGGAAATATTGGAGAAGATTTAATTATAGAAGGATATATAGAAAATAAATAA
- a CDS encoding DegT/DnrJ/EryC1/StrS family aminotransferase yields the protein MKIPFLNLEPMHAEIRNEILAAFEKVYDKNIFILGDSVDAFEKEFANYCNALYCISCGNGLDALSIILRGYDIGEGDEVIVPCNTYIATALAVSYVGAKVVLVDPDIKTFNIDINKIEEAITPKTKAIIAVHLYGRPAEIDKIKLICKQHNLKLIEDAAQAHGAIYNGKRAGNLGDAAGFSFYPGKNLGALGDAGAILTSDITLAKKVKAIRNYGSEIKYHNEYKGVNSRLDEMQAEFLRVKLKYLDKWNTDRQKIVKLYLEKINNSKIILPYIDSVQKSIWHVFAIRTEFRDELQSYLNTNGINTLIHYPIPIHLQKAYKDLGYKQGDFKVAETLSNTVLSLPLWHGMTIEEVNYIIDVLNKW from the coding sequence ATGAAAATACCATTTTTAAACCTTGAACCAATGCATGCTGAAATAAGAAATGAAATTCTAGCTGCTTTTGAAAAAGTATATGATAAAAATATTTTTATTTTAGGAGATAGCGTAGATGCTTTTGAAAAAGAATTTGCTAATTACTGCAATGCACTTTATTGTATAAGCTGTGGAAATGGCTTAGATGCTCTTTCTATCATTTTAAGAGGATATGATATTGGAGAAGGTGATGAAGTTATTGTGCCTTGTAACACGTATATTGCTACTGCCCTTGCAGTTTCGTATGTTGGTGCTAAAGTTGTTTTAGTAGATCCTGATATTAAAACTTTTAATATTGATATAAATAAAATTGAAGAAGCTATTACTCCAAAAACAAAAGCTATTATCGCAGTTCATTTATATGGCAGACCAGCAGAAATTGATAAAATAAAACTTATCTGTAAGCAGCATAACTTGAAGCTTATAGAAGATGCTGCTCAAGCTCATGGAGCTATATACAACGGTAAGCGAGCTGGAAACCTAGGTGATGCAGCTGGTTTTAGCTTTTATCCCGGAAAAAATCTAGGAGCGCTCGGAGATGCTGGTGCTATTCTCACTAGTGATATTACTTTAGCTAAAAAAGTTAAAGCTATACGAAATTATGGTTCAGAAATTAAATATCATAATGAATATAAGGGCGTAAACTCCAGACTTGATGAAATGCAGGCTGAATTTCTAAGAGTTAAACTTAAATATCTTGATAAATGGAATACTGATAGGCAAAAAATAGTTAAGCTTTATCTTGAAAAAATTAATAATAGTAAAATAATTCTTCCTTATATAGACTCTGTTCAAAAGTCCATCTGGCATGTCTTTGCTATAAGAACAGAATTTAGAGATGAGCTGCAAAGTTACTTAAATACTAATGGAATTAACACTTTAATTCATTACCCAATACCTATTCATCTTCAAAAAGCCTATAAAGATTTAGGATATAAACAAGGTGATTTTAAAGTAGCAGAGACTCTCTCAAATACTGTCTTAAGCTTGCCTCTATGGCACGGCATGACTATTGAAGAAGTTAATTATATTATAGATGTCTTAAATAAATGGTGA
- a CDS encoding aminotransferase class V-fold PLP-dependent enzyme, with the protein MIYLDNSATSFPKPTEVYEETLNCMKNYAANPGRSAYKIAVRASAKIMETREEISNLFNIPSPFNLVFTSNATEALNTGIKGVLKRGDHVISTVIEHNSVLRPLNSLSKAGIEVSLVGVDKAGYINIDDINDEIKKNTKMIIVSHVSNVLGSIQDIRNIGRLAKKNGVIFMVDASQSVGIIPIDVEKDNIDILAFSGHKGLLGPQGTGGLFIREGIKLKNFKEGGTGSNSHFMVQPSFMPDKFESGTLNTPGIAGLGEGIKFIKRVGIESIEKHESELTLYLLNEMKRLPYIKVYGESSGKKRGPVISFNIKGVDASIVGEKLDNEEIAVRTGYHCAPLIHKVIGTEYAGTVRVSPGYFNTLYDIEKLLTVIMRIYKGK; encoded by the coding sequence ATGATTTATTTAGATAATTCAGCTACATCGTTTCCTAAACCAACAGAAGTCTATGAAGAGACACTAAACTGCATGAAAAATTATGCTGCAAACCCAGGGCGGAGCGCCTATAAAATAGCTGTAAGAGCATCCGCCAAAATTATGGAGACAAGAGAAGAAATAAGCAACTTATTTAATATTCCTAGCCCTTTTAATTTAGTTTTTACAAGTAATGCAACAGAAGCATTAAATACAGGAATAAAAGGAGTTTTAAAAAGAGGCGATCATGTTATAAGTACAGTAATTGAACACAACTCTGTTTTAAGACCCTTAAATTCACTAAGTAAAGCGGGAATTGAAGTGAGTTTAGTTGGAGTTGATAAAGCAGGATATATTAATATTGATGATATTAATGATGAAATTAAGAAAAACACAAAAATGATAATAGTAAGTCATGTATCTAATGTACTTGGAAGTATTCAGGATATTAGAAATATAGGAAGGCTTGCAAAGAAAAATGGAGTTATATTTATGGTAGATGCATCTCAGAGTGTTGGAATTATACCAATTGACGTGGAAAAAGATAATATTGATATACTGGCATTTTCAGGCCATAAAGGATTACTTGGGCCCCAGGGCACTGGAGGTTTATTTATACGAGAAGGTATAAAACTAAAGAATTTCAAGGAAGGAGGTACAGGGAGTAATTCACATTTTATGGTTCAGCCAAGCTTTATGCCAGATAAGTTTGAAAGTGGAACTTTAAACACACCAGGGATTGCAGGTCTCGGAGAAGGTATAAAATTTATTAAAAGAGTTGGAATAGAAAGTATAGAAAAACATGAAAGTGAACTAACGTTATATCTATTAAATGAAATGAAAAGACTTCCTTATATAAAGGTATATGGAGAAAGCAGTGGAAAGAAAAGAGGTCCTGTTATTTCATTTAATATAAAGGGGGTGGATGCATCTATTGTTGGAGAAAAGTTAGATAATGAAGAAATAGCGGTGAGAACAGGATATCATTGTGCACCATTAATACACAAGGTGATTGGTACAGAATATGCTGGAACTGTGAGAGTTAGTCCGGGATATTTTAATACATTATATGATATAGAAAAGCTTCTTACTGTAATCATGAGAATATATAAAGGCAAATAA